One Rosa chinensis cultivar Old Blush chromosome 3, RchiOBHm-V2, whole genome shotgun sequence DNA window includes the following coding sequences:
- the LOC112192584 gene encoding kinesin-like protein KIN-7K, chloroplastic isoform X1 translates to MASKHGSRSKKLGSSNSRAANSPSSSTTSSSKQYLETSIEGQSSPASSSARSKPQYFYTESLPQDAERSKENVTVTVRFRPLSPREIRQGEEIAWYADGDTILRNEHNPSIAYAYDRVFGPTTTTRHVYDVAAQHVVSGAMEGVNGTIFAYGVTSSGKTHTMHGDQRSPGIIPLAVKDAFSIIQETPNREFLLRVSYLEIYNEVVNDLLNPAGQNLRIREDAQGTFVEGIKEEVVLSPAHALSLIAAGEEHRHVGSTNFNLLSSRSHTIFTLTIESSPCGENSEGEAVNLSQLNLIDLAGSESSKAETTGVRRKEGSYINKSLLTLGTVISKLTDGRATHIPYRDSKLTRLLQSSLSGHGRVSLICTVTPSSSSSEETHNTLKFAHRAKHIEIQAAQNKIIDEKSLIKKYQNEIRNLKEELEQLKKGIVTVPQLKDASENDILLLKQKLEDGKFKLQSRLEQEEEAKAALLGRIQRLTKLILVSTKATQPSRFPHRPGLRRRHSFGEEELAYLPYKRRDLILEDENIDLFVSPLEGNTETADDTLKEDKKTRKHGLLNWLKLRKRDSGGGTLTSTSDKSSGMKSTSQPSTPQAENSNFHAESRLSHSLLTESSPSADLLTDAIEDREVPQDKFLGQETPTTSIKSIDQIDLLREQQKILSGEVALHSSALKRLSEEAAKNPQKDRLNMEMRKLKDEIKAKNEQIALLEKKIADSLIVSPTKMDQIEISQSIAEVVAQLNEKSFELEVKAADNRIIQEQLEQKICECKELQETVASLKQQLSEALEFRNLSPIISSQTDSRIVHAGENAVLNHTNEVFLTDKQALEIEELKQKVAEMTESKEQLELRNQKLVEESSYAKGLASAAAVELKALSEEVAKLMNHNERLAAELAASKNSPTQRRSGNTLRNGRRESHVKQNDHSGPVSEMKRELAMSKERELSYEAALTEKDKREAELQRRVEESKQREAYLENELANMWVLVAKLKKTHGAETDASESTRETRLTDGLGGW, encoded by the exons ATGGCGTCAAAACATGGATCACGATCGAAAAAACTAGGTTCCAGCAATTCGAGAGCTGCTAATTCTCCGTCATCTTCGACTACATCGTCTTCGAAACAATATTTGGAAACTTCTATTGAAGGGCAGAGCTCTCCTGCATCTTCTTCAGCTCGAAGTAAGCCACAGTACTTTTACACGGAAAGTTTGCCACAAGATGCGGAAAGGTCCAAAGAAAATGTCACAGTGACGGTCCGCTTTCGTCCACTCAG TCCAAGGGAAATTCGCCAAGGAGAAGAAATTGCATGGTATGCAGATGGAGACACTATTCTGCGGAATGAGCATAATCCATCAATAGCTTATGCATACG ATCGGGTGTTTGGCCCTACAACCACAACACGCCATGTCTATGATGTTGCTGCTCAGCATGTTGTTAGTGGTGCTATGGAAGGAGTCAACG GTACAATTTTTGCATATGGGGTCACCAGCAGCGGGAAGACTCACACAATGCat GGTGATCAAAGGTCGCCTGGAATTATACCCCTGGCTGTGAAAGATGCGTTTAGCATCATCCAAGAG ACTCCAAACCGAGAGTTTCTTCTTCGTGTGTCATACTTGGAGATCTATAATGAG GTTGTTAATGACTTGTTGAATCCAGCAGGACAGAATTTACGAATTAGAGAGGATGCTCAG GGTACCTttgttgaaggaataaaggaagaaGTAGTGCTATCCCCAGCTCATGCCCTGTCACTTATAGCAGCTGGAGAAG AGCACAGGCATGTTGGATCAACAAATTTCAATTTACTCAGTAGCAGGAGCCATACTATATTTACACTG ACAATCGAGAGTAGCCCGTGTGGGGAAAATAGTGAAGGTGAAGCTGTAAATCTGTCGCAATTG AACCTCATTGATCTGGCTGGTTCTGAGAGCTCAAAAGCTGAAACTACTGGTGTCAGACGAAAAGAAGGATCCTATATTAATAAGAGTCTGCTAACTCTAGGAACT GTTATATCAAAGTTGACGGATGGGAGGGCTACTCATATACCCTACAGGGATTCTAAACTGACCCGACTTCTCCAATCTTCGCTAAGCGGTCATGGGCGTGTCTCT CTCATCTGCACTGTTACTCCTTCATCAAGCAGTTCAGAAGAGACGCATAATACATTAAAGTTTGCACACCGGGCAAAGCACATTGAAATTCAAGCAGCACAAAATAAG ATTATTGATGAGAAGTCACTTATCAAGAAATATCAAAATGAGATTCGTAATTTAAAGGAAGAGTTAGAACAGTTGAAGAAGGGTATTGTTACAGTTCCTCAACTAAAAGATGCTAGCGAAAATGATATTCTGCTTCTAAAACAAAAG TTAGAAGATGGCAAATTCAAACTGCAATCAAGATTGGAACAAGAGGAAGAAGCCAAAGCTGCTTTGTTAGGAAGAATCCAAAGGTTGACAAAGTTGATTTTGGTCTCCACAAAAGCAACACAGCCATCAAGGTTTCCTCACCGACCTGGTCTTAGAAGAAGACATTCCTTTGGGGAAGAGGAG CTTGCATATCTACCATACAAAAGGCGGGACTTGATTTTAGAGGATGAAAACATTGACTTGTTTGTTTCTCCTCTTGAGGGGAATACTGAAACTGCTGATGATACACTGAAGGAGGATAAGAAGACTCGGAAGCATGGACTGTTAAACTGGTTAAAGCTACGG AAACGAGATAGTGGTGGTGGGACTTTGACAAGCACTAGTGATAAATCCAGTGGAATGAAATCTACTAGTCAACCATCAACACCTCAAGCAGAAAATAGTAATTTTCATGCAGAATCGAGGCTTTCCCATTCTCTACTTACAGAGAGCTCTCCATCTGCTGATCTTTTGACTGATGCTATAGAGGATAGAGAGGTACCTCAGGATAAATTCCTGGGACAAGAGACACCTACG ACCAGCAtaaaatcaattgatcagatCGATCTATTAAGAGAGCAGCAAAAAATCTTGTCCGGAGAGGTAGCACTCCATTCAAGTGCACTGAAGCGTTTGTCTGAGGAGGCTGCAAAAAACCCCCAGAAGGACAGATTAAAT ATGGAGATGCGAAAGTTAAAAGATGAAATCAAGGCGAAGAATGAACAAATAGCTCTGCTGGAAAAGAAAATTGCCGATTCGTTGATTGTTTCACCCACCAAAATGGATCAAATTGAAATATCCCAA TCTATTGCCGAAGTGGTGGCACAATTGAATGAGAAGTCCTTCGAACTTGAG GTTAAAGCTGCTGATAATCGTATTATTCAAGAGCAGCTAGAACAAAAG ATCTGCGAATGCAAAGAATTGCAGGAAACAGTTGCCTCCCTGAAGCAGCAGCTCTCTGAGGCACTGGAGTTTAGAAATTTGAGTCCAATAATCAGTTCGCAAACTGACTCAAGAATCGTGCATGCGGGAGAGAATGCAGTGTTGAATCAcacaaatgaagttttccttACAGATAAGCAG gCGCTTGAGATTGAAGAACTGAAGCAGAAGGTGGCTGAAATGACAGAGTCAAAAGAGCAGTTAGAACTTCGGAACCAGAAACTGGTGGAAGAAAGTTCATATGCCAAAGGTTTAGCCTCAGCTGCTGCTGTTGAGCTCAAGGCATTATCAGAGGAAGTTGCCAAACTCATGAACCATAATGAGAGACTAGCTGCTGAGCTGGCCGCATCTAAGAACTCCCCCACCCAGCGTCGAAGTGGTAACACACTCCGGAATGGTCGAAGAGAGAGTCACGTCAAACAGAATGACCACAGTGGGCCCGTCtcagaaatgaagagagaacTGGCCATGAGCAAGGAGAGAGAGCTTTCATATGAGGCGGCTCTTACGGAGAAGGATAAAAGAGAGGCTGAGCTTCAAAGAAGGGTTGAGGAATCCAAGCAAAGAGAAGCATACTTGGAAAATGAACTTGCTAACATGTGGGTTCTTGTAGCAAAGTTGAAAAAAACTCATGGAGCTGAAACTGATGCTTCTGAATCAACAAGAGAGACCAGACTAACTGATGGCTTGGGGGGATGGTAG
- the LOC112192584 gene encoding kinesin-like protein KIN-7K, chloroplastic isoform X2: MHGDQRSPGIIPLAVKDAFSIIQETPNREFLLRVSYLEIYNEVVNDLLNPAGQNLRIREDAQGTFVEGIKEEVVLSPAHALSLIAAGEEHRHVGSTNFNLLSSRSHTIFTLTIESSPCGENSEGEAVNLSQLNLIDLAGSESSKAETTGVRRKEGSYINKSLLTLGTVISKLTDGRATHIPYRDSKLTRLLQSSLSGHGRVSLICTVTPSSSSSEETHNTLKFAHRAKHIEIQAAQNKIIDEKSLIKKYQNEIRNLKEELEQLKKGIVTVPQLKDASENDILLLKQKLEDGKFKLQSRLEQEEEAKAALLGRIQRLTKLILVSTKATQPSRFPHRPGLRRRHSFGEEELAYLPYKRRDLILEDENIDLFVSPLEGNTETADDTLKEDKKTRKHGLLNWLKLRKRDSGGGTLTSTSDKSSGMKSTSQPSTPQAENSNFHAESRLSHSLLTESSPSADLLTDAIEDREVPQDKFLGQETPTTSIKSIDQIDLLREQQKILSGEVALHSSALKRLSEEAAKNPQKDRLNMEMRKLKDEIKAKNEQIALLEKKIADSLIVSPTKMDQIEISQSIAEVVAQLNEKSFELEVKAADNRIIQEQLEQKICECKELQETVASLKQQLSEALEFRNLSPIISSQTDSRIVHAGENAVLNHTNEVFLTDKQALEIEELKQKVAEMTESKEQLELRNQKLVEESSYAKGLASAAAVELKALSEEVAKLMNHNERLAAELAASKNSPTQRRSGNTLRNGRRESHVKQNDHSGPVSEMKRELAMSKERELSYEAALTEKDKREAELQRRVEESKQREAYLENELANMWVLVAKLKKTHGAETDASESTRETRLTDGLGGW; encoded by the exons ATGCat GGTGATCAAAGGTCGCCTGGAATTATACCCCTGGCTGTGAAAGATGCGTTTAGCATCATCCAAGAG ACTCCAAACCGAGAGTTTCTTCTTCGTGTGTCATACTTGGAGATCTATAATGAG GTTGTTAATGACTTGTTGAATCCAGCAGGACAGAATTTACGAATTAGAGAGGATGCTCAG GGTACCTttgttgaaggaataaaggaagaaGTAGTGCTATCCCCAGCTCATGCCCTGTCACTTATAGCAGCTGGAGAAG AGCACAGGCATGTTGGATCAACAAATTTCAATTTACTCAGTAGCAGGAGCCATACTATATTTACACTG ACAATCGAGAGTAGCCCGTGTGGGGAAAATAGTGAAGGTGAAGCTGTAAATCTGTCGCAATTG AACCTCATTGATCTGGCTGGTTCTGAGAGCTCAAAAGCTGAAACTACTGGTGTCAGACGAAAAGAAGGATCCTATATTAATAAGAGTCTGCTAACTCTAGGAACT GTTATATCAAAGTTGACGGATGGGAGGGCTACTCATATACCCTACAGGGATTCTAAACTGACCCGACTTCTCCAATCTTCGCTAAGCGGTCATGGGCGTGTCTCT CTCATCTGCACTGTTACTCCTTCATCAAGCAGTTCAGAAGAGACGCATAATACATTAAAGTTTGCACACCGGGCAAAGCACATTGAAATTCAAGCAGCACAAAATAAG ATTATTGATGAGAAGTCACTTATCAAGAAATATCAAAATGAGATTCGTAATTTAAAGGAAGAGTTAGAACAGTTGAAGAAGGGTATTGTTACAGTTCCTCAACTAAAAGATGCTAGCGAAAATGATATTCTGCTTCTAAAACAAAAG TTAGAAGATGGCAAATTCAAACTGCAATCAAGATTGGAACAAGAGGAAGAAGCCAAAGCTGCTTTGTTAGGAAGAATCCAAAGGTTGACAAAGTTGATTTTGGTCTCCACAAAAGCAACACAGCCATCAAGGTTTCCTCACCGACCTGGTCTTAGAAGAAGACATTCCTTTGGGGAAGAGGAG CTTGCATATCTACCATACAAAAGGCGGGACTTGATTTTAGAGGATGAAAACATTGACTTGTTTGTTTCTCCTCTTGAGGGGAATACTGAAACTGCTGATGATACACTGAAGGAGGATAAGAAGACTCGGAAGCATGGACTGTTAAACTGGTTAAAGCTACGG AAACGAGATAGTGGTGGTGGGACTTTGACAAGCACTAGTGATAAATCCAGTGGAATGAAATCTACTAGTCAACCATCAACACCTCAAGCAGAAAATAGTAATTTTCATGCAGAATCGAGGCTTTCCCATTCTCTACTTACAGAGAGCTCTCCATCTGCTGATCTTTTGACTGATGCTATAGAGGATAGAGAGGTACCTCAGGATAAATTCCTGGGACAAGAGACACCTACG ACCAGCAtaaaatcaattgatcagatCGATCTATTAAGAGAGCAGCAAAAAATCTTGTCCGGAGAGGTAGCACTCCATTCAAGTGCACTGAAGCGTTTGTCTGAGGAGGCTGCAAAAAACCCCCAGAAGGACAGATTAAAT ATGGAGATGCGAAAGTTAAAAGATGAAATCAAGGCGAAGAATGAACAAATAGCTCTGCTGGAAAAGAAAATTGCCGATTCGTTGATTGTTTCACCCACCAAAATGGATCAAATTGAAATATCCCAA TCTATTGCCGAAGTGGTGGCACAATTGAATGAGAAGTCCTTCGAACTTGAG GTTAAAGCTGCTGATAATCGTATTATTCAAGAGCAGCTAGAACAAAAG ATCTGCGAATGCAAAGAATTGCAGGAAACAGTTGCCTCCCTGAAGCAGCAGCTCTCTGAGGCACTGGAGTTTAGAAATTTGAGTCCAATAATCAGTTCGCAAACTGACTCAAGAATCGTGCATGCGGGAGAGAATGCAGTGTTGAATCAcacaaatgaagttttccttACAGATAAGCAG gCGCTTGAGATTGAAGAACTGAAGCAGAAGGTGGCTGAAATGACAGAGTCAAAAGAGCAGTTAGAACTTCGGAACCAGAAACTGGTGGAAGAAAGTTCATATGCCAAAGGTTTAGCCTCAGCTGCTGCTGTTGAGCTCAAGGCATTATCAGAGGAAGTTGCCAAACTCATGAACCATAATGAGAGACTAGCTGCTGAGCTGGCCGCATCTAAGAACTCCCCCACCCAGCGTCGAAGTGGTAACACACTCCGGAATGGTCGAAGAGAGAGTCACGTCAAACAGAATGACCACAGTGGGCCCGTCtcagaaatgaagagagaacTGGCCATGAGCAAGGAGAGAGAGCTTTCATATGAGGCGGCTCTTACGGAGAAGGATAAAAGAGAGGCTGAGCTTCAAAGAAGGGTTGAGGAATCCAAGCAAAGAGAAGCATACTTGGAAAATGAACTTGCTAACATGTGGGTTCTTGTAGCAAAGTTGAAAAAAACTCATGGAGCTGAAACTGATGCTTCTGAATCAACAAGAGAGACCAGACTAACTGATGGCTTGGGGGGATGGTAG
- the LOC112192584 gene encoding kinesin-like protein KIN-7K, chloroplastic isoform X3, which produces MRLASSKRLQTESFFFVCHTWRSIMRSVSFQVVNDLLNPAGQNLRIREDAQGTFVEGIKEEVVLSPAHALSLIAAGEEHRHVGSTNFNLLSSRSHTIFTLTIESSPCGENSEGEAVNLSQLNLIDLAGSESSKAETTGVRRKEGSYINKSLLTLGTVISKLTDGRATHIPYRDSKLTRLLQSSLSGHGRVSLICTVTPSSSSSEETHNTLKFAHRAKHIEIQAAQNKIIDEKSLIKKYQNEIRNLKEELEQLKKGIVTVPQLKDASENDILLLKQKLEDGKFKLQSRLEQEEEAKAALLGRIQRLTKLILVSTKATQPSRFPHRPGLRRRHSFGEEELAYLPYKRRDLILEDENIDLFVSPLEGNTETADDTLKEDKKTRKHGLLNWLKLRKRDSGGGTLTSTSDKSSGMKSTSQPSTPQAENSNFHAESRLSHSLLTESSPSADLLTDAIEDREVPQDKFLGQETPTTSIKSIDQIDLLREQQKILSGEVALHSSALKRLSEEAAKNPQKDRLNMEMRKLKDEIKAKNEQIALLEKKIADSLIVSPTKMDQIEISQSIAEVVAQLNEKSFELEVKAADNRIIQEQLEQKICECKELQETVASLKQQLSEALEFRNLSPIISSQTDSRIVHAGENAVLNHTNEVFLTDKQALEIEELKQKVAEMTESKEQLELRNQKLVEESSYAKGLASAAAVELKALSEEVAKLMNHNERLAAELAASKNSPTQRRSGNTLRNGRRESHVKQNDHSGPVSEMKRELAMSKERELSYEAALTEKDKREAELQRRVEESKQREAYLENELANMWVLVAKLKKTHGAETDASESTRETRLTDGLGGW; this is translated from the exons ATGCGTTTAGCATCATCCAAGAG ACTCCAAACCGAGAGTTTCTTCTTCGTGTGTCATACTTGGAGATCTATAATGAG GTCTGTTTCATTCCAGGTTGTTAATGACTTGTTGAATCCAGCAGGACAGAATTTACGAATTAGAGAGGATGCTCAG GGTACCTttgttgaaggaataaaggaagaaGTAGTGCTATCCCCAGCTCATGCCCTGTCACTTATAGCAGCTGGAGAAG AGCACAGGCATGTTGGATCAACAAATTTCAATTTACTCAGTAGCAGGAGCCATACTATATTTACACTG ACAATCGAGAGTAGCCCGTGTGGGGAAAATAGTGAAGGTGAAGCTGTAAATCTGTCGCAATTG AACCTCATTGATCTGGCTGGTTCTGAGAGCTCAAAAGCTGAAACTACTGGTGTCAGACGAAAAGAAGGATCCTATATTAATAAGAGTCTGCTAACTCTAGGAACT GTTATATCAAAGTTGACGGATGGGAGGGCTACTCATATACCCTACAGGGATTCTAAACTGACCCGACTTCTCCAATCTTCGCTAAGCGGTCATGGGCGTGTCTCT CTCATCTGCACTGTTACTCCTTCATCAAGCAGTTCAGAAGAGACGCATAATACATTAAAGTTTGCACACCGGGCAAAGCACATTGAAATTCAAGCAGCACAAAATAAG ATTATTGATGAGAAGTCACTTATCAAGAAATATCAAAATGAGATTCGTAATTTAAAGGAAGAGTTAGAACAGTTGAAGAAGGGTATTGTTACAGTTCCTCAACTAAAAGATGCTAGCGAAAATGATATTCTGCTTCTAAAACAAAAG TTAGAAGATGGCAAATTCAAACTGCAATCAAGATTGGAACAAGAGGAAGAAGCCAAAGCTGCTTTGTTAGGAAGAATCCAAAGGTTGACAAAGTTGATTTTGGTCTCCACAAAAGCAACACAGCCATCAAGGTTTCCTCACCGACCTGGTCTTAGAAGAAGACATTCCTTTGGGGAAGAGGAG CTTGCATATCTACCATACAAAAGGCGGGACTTGATTTTAGAGGATGAAAACATTGACTTGTTTGTTTCTCCTCTTGAGGGGAATACTGAAACTGCTGATGATACACTGAAGGAGGATAAGAAGACTCGGAAGCATGGACTGTTAAACTGGTTAAAGCTACGG AAACGAGATAGTGGTGGTGGGACTTTGACAAGCACTAGTGATAAATCCAGTGGAATGAAATCTACTAGTCAACCATCAACACCTCAAGCAGAAAATAGTAATTTTCATGCAGAATCGAGGCTTTCCCATTCTCTACTTACAGAGAGCTCTCCATCTGCTGATCTTTTGACTGATGCTATAGAGGATAGAGAGGTACCTCAGGATAAATTCCTGGGACAAGAGACACCTACG ACCAGCAtaaaatcaattgatcagatCGATCTATTAAGAGAGCAGCAAAAAATCTTGTCCGGAGAGGTAGCACTCCATTCAAGTGCACTGAAGCGTTTGTCTGAGGAGGCTGCAAAAAACCCCCAGAAGGACAGATTAAAT ATGGAGATGCGAAAGTTAAAAGATGAAATCAAGGCGAAGAATGAACAAATAGCTCTGCTGGAAAAGAAAATTGCCGATTCGTTGATTGTTTCACCCACCAAAATGGATCAAATTGAAATATCCCAA TCTATTGCCGAAGTGGTGGCACAATTGAATGAGAAGTCCTTCGAACTTGAG GTTAAAGCTGCTGATAATCGTATTATTCAAGAGCAGCTAGAACAAAAG ATCTGCGAATGCAAAGAATTGCAGGAAACAGTTGCCTCCCTGAAGCAGCAGCTCTCTGAGGCACTGGAGTTTAGAAATTTGAGTCCAATAATCAGTTCGCAAACTGACTCAAGAATCGTGCATGCGGGAGAGAATGCAGTGTTGAATCAcacaaatgaagttttccttACAGATAAGCAG gCGCTTGAGATTGAAGAACTGAAGCAGAAGGTGGCTGAAATGACAGAGTCAAAAGAGCAGTTAGAACTTCGGAACCAGAAACTGGTGGAAGAAAGTTCATATGCCAAAGGTTTAGCCTCAGCTGCTGCTGTTGAGCTCAAGGCATTATCAGAGGAAGTTGCCAAACTCATGAACCATAATGAGAGACTAGCTGCTGAGCTGGCCGCATCTAAGAACTCCCCCACCCAGCGTCGAAGTGGTAACACACTCCGGAATGGTCGAAGAGAGAGTCACGTCAAACAGAATGACCACAGTGGGCCCGTCtcagaaatgaagagagaacTGGCCATGAGCAAGGAGAGAGAGCTTTCATATGAGGCGGCTCTTACGGAGAAGGATAAAAGAGAGGCTGAGCTTCAAAGAAGGGTTGAGGAATCCAAGCAAAGAGAAGCATACTTGGAAAATGAACTTGCTAACATGTGGGTTCTTGTAGCAAAGTTGAAAAAAACTCATGGAGCTGAAACTGATGCTTCTGAATCAACAAGAGAGACCAGACTAACTGATGGCTTGGGGGGATGGTAG